One genomic segment of Nocardia spumae includes these proteins:
- a CDS encoding class I SAM-dependent methyltransferase, with the protein MNRPTGGPQSRGAKPLGAITRGTTGINRLRRSDRWLAHEPLVIERLRAAADPLVVDLGYGASPVTTLELAARLRRVRADIRVVGLEIDPDRVVPDRDGVRFARGGFELAGLRPVLVRAFNVLRQYDEEQVASAWTTILAGLAPEGLLLEGTCDELGRRCAWILLDRDGPISLTLAWDPFTVDKPSDIAERLPKALIHRNIRGERIHALLTAADRAWAHAAPMAVYGPRVRWRAAAELLREQGFPLRNYRRRMRDCVLTVPWECVRPA; encoded by the coding sequence GGCATCAACCGGCTGCGCCGTAGCGACCGCTGGCTGGCCCACGAACCACTGGTGATCGAACGACTGCGTGCGGCCGCCGATCCGCTGGTGGTCGATCTCGGCTACGGTGCGAGTCCGGTGACCACCTTGGAACTGGCCGCTCGGCTGCGCCGGGTGCGAGCCGATATCCGGGTCGTCGGACTCGAGATCGACCCCGACCGGGTGGTTCCCGACCGGGACGGGGTGCGATTCGCCCGCGGTGGATTCGAACTGGCCGGCCTGCGCCCGGTGCTGGTGCGAGCCTTCAACGTCCTGCGCCAATACGACGAGGAGCAGGTCGCGTCGGCCTGGACGACGATCCTGGCGGGTCTGGCGCCCGAGGGCCTGCTGCTCGAGGGCACCTGCGACGAATTGGGCCGCCGCTGCGCCTGGATCCTGCTGGATCGCGACGGCCCGATCTCGTTGACCCTGGCCTGGGACCCCTTCACCGTCGACAAGCCGTCCGATATCGCCGAACGGCTGCCGAAGGCGTTGATCCACCGCAATATTCGCGGCGAACGCATTCACGCGCTGCTCACCGCGGCCGATCGAGCGTGGGCCCATGCCGCGCCGATGGCGGTGTACGGGCCGCGGGTGCGCTGGCGGGCGGCGGCGGAACTGCTGCGGGAGCAGGGTTTTCCGCTGCGGAACTACCGGCGGCGGATGCGCGACTGTGTACTGACGGTGCCGTGGGAGTGCGTCCGACCGGCGTGA
- a CDS encoding LmeA family phospholipid-binding protein: MSTNPPDTAAPAPAPAGAPKRRHGRRIALIVGLVVVLALVGTAAGAETYIRHKNEQCIASQMEKELGSKVDVGFGPKPLLLTAVDHKVQYVTVDSDDSKFGPAVDMKVHARVNDIQMIDNGRGGAKIGSSSADATWSNEGIAQTLTGLVSGVESDPGSGTLDVKVLGGLADLKVQPHIVDNRIEVSTQSAQLFGLGLPTDLVDSIVQSMTQSLQNYPMGMQPTQVKVTDNGIAVALRGGATTLQAGGDDVRC; this comes from the coding sequence ATGAGTACGAATCCTCCAGACACCGCGGCCCCCGCGCCTGCTCCGGCGGGTGCTCCGAAACGCCGCCACGGGCGACGGATCGCCTTGATCGTCGGACTCGTCGTCGTGCTCGCGCTGGTCGGTACCGCGGCCGGCGCCGAAACCTATATCCGGCACAAGAACGAGCAGTGCATCGCGTCGCAGATGGAGAAGGAACTCGGCTCCAAGGTGGATGTCGGTTTCGGACCGAAACCGTTGCTGCTCACGGCCGTCGACCACAAGGTCCAATACGTCACCGTCGACAGCGACGATTCGAAATTCGGTCCCGCGGTGGATATGAAGGTCCACGCCCGGGTCAACGACATCCAGATGATCGACAACGGCCGAGGCGGCGCGAAGATCGGCAGCAGCTCCGCCGACGCGACCTGGAGCAACGAAGGTATCGCGCAGACCCTGACCGGTCTGGTGTCCGGGGTGGAATCCGATCCCGGCAGCGGCACCCTCGATGTGAAGGTGCTGGGCGGCCTGGCCGATCTGAAGGTGCAGCCGCACATCGTGGACAACCGCATCGAGGTCAGCACCCAGTCCGCCCAGCTGTTCGGCTTGGGCCTGCCCACCGACCTGGTCGACAGCATCGTGCAGTCGATGACCCAGAGCCTGCAGAACTACCCGATGGGGATGCAGCCCACCCAGGTGAAGGTCACCGACAACGGCATCGCGGTCGCACTGCGCGGCGGTGCCACCACTCTGCAGGCCGGCGGCGACGACGTCCGGTGCTGA